In Populus alba chromosome 1, ASM523922v2, whole genome shotgun sequence, a single window of DNA contains:
- the LOC118055471 gene encoding probable E3 ubiquitin-protein ligase RHY1A — translation MTSASELFYQRRSRVSRAYTDLGLEPSLSDRSSYQNYNRRHHHNHNHNHRHDLDGCDPLRRPPHVRTPCHRLSSPPGSASARLDQGTDQFVPSNNLTAETLSRPRATGNGRLPGAVLLARARLLERLRGVSLSANRRSGPASFGIYNREYTLGDELRVVDAGAWGTDISTGLFAGVSPFNDSTFQTERPHTVQESCKKKPPGLTQDALQCLQSEVFSCLGKGIEGGSSQVSRDCSICLESFSEGDELIRLPCDHRFHSACLDPWVRTCGDCPYCRRDIVVSND, via the exons ATGACGAGCGCATCGGAGTTATTTTATCAAAGAAGGTCCCGTGTGAGCCGAGCCTATACCGATCTAGGGCTCGAGCCTTCTCTCTCTGACCGTAGCTCTTACCAAAATTACAATCGCCGCCATCaccataatcataatcataaccaTCGTCATGATTTGGACGGCTGTGATCCTCTCCGCAGACCCCCCCACGTGCGGACCCCCTGCCACCGGCTGTCATCCCCACCT GGAAGTGCCTCAGCTCGACTGGATCAAGGTACCGACCAGTTTGTACCAAGCAACAATCTCACCGCTGAAACTTTAAGCCGGCCAAGAGCGACTGGAAATGGGAGGCTTCCTGGAGCTGTGCTACTAGCAAGGGCAAGGCTTCTTGAAAGGTTAAGAGGAGTGTCCCTTTCTGCAAACAG GCGAAGTGGCCCAGCTTCCTTTGGCATCTATAACAGGGAGTATACGCTTGGTGACGAATTGAGGGTTGTTGATGCAGGAGCCTGGGGAACTGACATTTCTACAGGGTTGTTTGCTGGAGTTTCTCCTTTCAATGACTCAACCTTTCAAACCGAAAGACCTCACACCGTGCAGGAATCATGCAAGAAGAAACCGCCTGGTCTAACTCAAGATGCCCTTCAGTGTTTGCAATCAGAGGTATTTAGCTGTTTAGGGAAGGGAATTGAAGGGGGTTCATCTCAGGTGTCGCGGGATTGTAGTATATGTCTCGAGAGTTTCAGTGAAGGAGACGAGCTTATTCGTTTGCCCTGTGACCATAGATTCCACTCTGCTTGCCTGGATCCTTGGGTCCGAACTTGTGGGGACTGCCCATATTGTAGAAGAGATATAGTTGTAAGTAATGATTGA
- the LOC118055469 gene encoding probable protein phosphatase 2C 63 — translation MMLRSCYRPLERCFGRVAGGGGDGLMWHADLKQHASGDYSIAVVQANSNLEDQSQVFTSPSATYVGVYDGHGGPEASRFVNKHLFPFMHKFAKEHGGLSADVIKKAFNATEEEFCHLVKRSLPLKPQIASVGSCCLVGAISNDVLYVANLGDSRAVLGRRVDEDKKKTVVAERLSTDHNVAVEEVRKEVEALHPDDSHIVVYTRGVWRIKGIIQVSRSIGDVYLKKPEFNRDPIYQQFGNPIPLKRPVMTAEPSIVFRKLRSEDLFLIFASDGLWEQLTDEAAVEIVFKNPRAGIAKRLVRAAIQEAAKKREMRYNDIKKIEKGIRRHFHDDITVIVIYLDHQKGSSNGRLKNNAIGCTSAPVDIFSRDADQAEVDMLQTIS, via the exons ATGATGTTGAGATCGTGTTACAGGCCGTTGGAGAGGTGTTTTGGTCGGGTagcaggtggtggtggtgatggatTGATGTGGCATGCGGATTTGAAACAGCATGCTTCTGGTGATTATTCAATAGCGGTTGTCCAAGCCAATTCTAATTTAGAAGATCAAAGTCAGGTTTTTACGTCTCCGTCCGCTACTTATGTTGGTGTTTATGATGGTCATGGTGGTCCTGAAGCTTCCCGGTTTGTTAATAAACATCTGTTTCCTTTCATGCATA AATTTGCTAAAGAGCATGGGGGGTTATCAGCTGATGTCATAAAGAAGGCTTTTAATGCAACTGAAGAGGAATTTTGCCATTTAGTGAAGCGATCATTACCTTTGAAGCCGCAGATTGCTTCAGTTGGATCATGTTGTTTGGTTGGTGCAATTTCAAATGATGTGTTATATGTTGCAAATCTCGGGGATTCTAGGGCAGTTCTTGGTCGAAGAGTTGACgaggataagaaaaaaacagtagTGGCAGAAAGGTTATCGACTGATCACAACGTTGCTGTTGAAGAGGTGAGAAAGGAGGTCGAGGCACTTCATCCTGATGATTCACATATTGTAGTCTATACTCGTGGAGTTTGGAGAATTAAGGGCATAATCCAG gtATCCAGATCCATTGGTGATGTGTATCTGAAGAAACCAGAGTTTAACAGGGACCCAATTTATCAGCAGTTTGGTAACCCTATTCCTTTGAAACGGCCAGTAATGACAGCAGAACCTTCCATTGTTTTTAGAAAGTTGAGGTCAGAAGACTTGTTCCTGATATTTGCTTCAGATGGTCTCTGGGAACAATTGACCGACGAAGCAGCTGTAGAGATTGTTTTTAAGAACCCTAGAGCT GGGATTGCTAAGAGATTGGTTAGAGCTGCTATTCAGGAAGCTGCAAAGAAAAGAGAGATGAGATATAATGAcattaagaaaattgaaaaaggaATACGAAGGCATTTTCATGATGACATCACTGTGATTGTAATTTACCTTGATCACCAAAAAGGTTCTTCCAATGGTAGATTAAAGAACAATGCCATTGGCTGCACCAGCGCTCCAGTCGACATTTTCTCCCGTGATGCAGATCAAGCAGAGGTGGACATGCTTCAAACAATTTCttga